The window ATAACAATCACAAGGAAATATAAGTAATAGGAGTTGTATTTAAACTCCTTTCACTGACAAATTCGAGTCAAACCTAAAAAAGGTCTTCTTTAAAACAAACCACAAATTAACGAAACAAAGTCTGACCTTTTCCTTCGATTTTTATTCGTTTAGTTAACTTTGTCGGAGCCTCTCTTAAACACGTAATAAGCATAATTAAGTCATTAATTATCTAAAAATACTTCCATAATGGCCCTAAATGCATTGattcattaaaataataaGTTTAGACTAGCACACGCACATCTTATCTAAAATCAGAGTAGACAGACACACAATCCTTTACACAGTCCGAGTCGAGTCCATGTAGAGTCCTTCTTCATTTAGTTGTTTTTAGTACAATGCGATTCCTAAAGAGACTAACAACTCGGCGCTGGCGACTCTTTAAAATCGGAATAGACAGACAATTCTTCTTAAAGTTCGAGTTGAGTCAATTTAGCGCCTTTTTTTATGGTATAGCATTTAGTATTGTGCGATTCGTAAAGAGGCTAAGACCTCGACGCTGGCGACGTTGGCCATTTCAGAGTAAAGCGGTTCTAGTGTGTTTGGCCATAACTATATTTCAAAATACACTTTAtggaatatatttatatcggttttcaaacaaacacaaaaagttTATTCCATCCAGAACGGTTACCATCTACTGTGTTACGGTGGTCTCGCTTTTCGTTTACTTCTATTTGGGCCGTATTCATGATGAGTTCGTCAATGGCAACATAAGTCCACGGGATACGGTGAAAATCTATGTTTACATGAATGTTTGCCTTTGTTTGTTCAACTATGTACATCAATGGATTCTGATCGTGCCAGTTGCCCGTTTTCAGAATCGAGTGCCACTTTTTCAAATTCTAAATGCCTGTGATATCTCGATAATGTTGGTGTGGAGAGCTCTGATCCTGACACTCATCAAAATGATTGGTTGTCCAGTTGCAGTGCATGTGGCATTAAAAGTGTACGATGCACATCGACCGCCCAGATCGGATTCTCATCTAAGCGCCAACATGACAATGATTCCCTTGATGATAGGAAATCAGTTGAGCAATTGTTTTTTCGGTGGCATAGTTGTTACGAATCTTGTTTTGGCGGCCATTAACAGACGTGTGATGAATATACTCAAGGAGGTCAACACATTGCAGACGCCTCTACAATTGTATCTTCAAAAGGAATATTATCGCATGCGTCGCTTCTGTGAGCTAGCCGATCAACTAGACCACTTGGCTTTGATGTATACTATATCCACGGGATTATCCAAGGGATATTTGTCTTTGACCGACTTATCAATAATCCTATCGATGACTATTAATTTCATTGGCGTTACCGTGGGTTTCTATAATCAATATCTAGCCCTGGCTGACTACTACATCAACGAAGAAGGAACCTATGACATACTTGAAGCTCTCGttcatttagtttttcttgttgttccATTTGTGGAAATTGCTATCCTGGGTAGAGTCAGTCATCACCTGGTCGATGAGGTAAGTagttgaaacattttcaaaagcCTCCGACTTGtaaccatttttatttttaggcTAAAAGAACTGGATACTTGCTACAGAATATGAATCTCCAATATGCTGATATACGCTTCAAGCAAGTTGTAGACGCCTTTTGGTTTCAGGTATTGACAATTGACTATAAACTTATGCCCTTGGGACTTTTGGAGCTAAATATGACATTGGTCAATAAGATTTTCTCAGCTGTTACAGGTTTCCTATTGATTCTCATTCAAACTGATTTAACTTTGAGGTTTTcacttaaataaaataatcaatTGTACTTAAAGAACTttataaaatacttaaaaaacacTCTAAAGTTCGGTTGAAACCAAACATATCTGGCACCAAGGATTTCAGGGTAAATTTCTTTTTAGGATTCGGAtgttaaaatttctttatatacattattagttaatattttttaccatcaaaattaatttagaAATTTTATACACAATATCATGCTGAACCATTTTCAATTAACATTTAgatcaaattgtaaaaaatgtaCAAACATGCCGAAtagaaataataaatttataaaacatttattaatttagaataataataattaaaaatgtaaagagatattatacaaaatggTTCAGAAAATGGTTTTAAAGTAAAAAGTTCAGACTTTGATTCAATTATAGGCAAAAGAAACCAGTTGTAAGTCGTCGGAACCGGTTAGAAGAAATAAGGAACTAGTTGTTGGAACCAGTTGTAAGTAAAGATCTTTCTTTACATTCACCCTTGGCAGATTACCATTTTATAGTCAGCTTTGGAACCATTTTATGAACCATCAAATGAATTATGTGCAAAACGCAACGTTAGAGAagaaaattttagtttttaggtGAAAAGGGCAAGGCAAATGTTAgaaagcacacacacaacaagCACATATAATCTTCACATCGAAATATATCAAGACAAGAAAGTAGTAGATTAGATAAGTATTAGTGCAAAGAAAATGGGAAAACCCGCAACCAAATTGCCGACCTGTTGATCATAGTAGAGGCATTGGTCGGTGAACCGACAGATGTTTGAACGACATGAGTGTAGTCCAACGAAGAACTTTGCCAACTGGAACTCGGCCGCCTGCTGCCGGCTGCACTGCTAGACGTCGAGGCGGGAACTTGCAGTCGATGGATGGCAGCTCCGAAGGCAGGATCATAGCTGAACGAGAGTCGTGCCGTGGCATGGGCGGCAGCAGCAGTGCCGGTACCGGAATTGAATACCGGAGAGGAAACTGGTGTCTCCGGGGAACTGGCATAGTGCGGCAAGTTGGAGTACAGATGTGTGGAAGAAGGACTTGAACTGAaggctcctcctcctcctcctcctcgaTGATGTTGCGGACTATTGCCGGCACTTATCGGTATGGGAATCGATCGACTTGTgcgttgctgctgttgattaGTATACAACGTGGGCGAAAACTGATCTATGGCCTCTTCGTAATCCTCTTCATTCGGTGTCATATACAGGTTCGAGTCACTTGCGCGATTTGCCGATGGCCACAGCGATTCATCCACTATACAAAATGAACTTCGACCCGAATGACTTTGATCGTAGTAATATAAGTTTGGATTCAATCGATAAACATCGCCTGTTCCGGAATTATTATGAGCTATATGAGGATTACTATAAGCTCGTTTCCGATTGCTGCTATTTATGTTGGAGAAGTTCGAGATGAAGGCAGCGGGTATAAAGCTGTGGCGGTTTGTTGTAGAGTAGTAGGTagagtagtagtagtagtagtagcagGTATTGCGAAGCGCAAAAAACAGTGTTgcgaaacaaaacaaaaaaatacaaaataaaagagagaATGAAAGTTGAAAAAGAAAGGTAGAAGCAAgaagatatatatttatatatatagtagaTTGTCGAAATTTAAAGGGAGACTTTTGGGTAAGGAAATTGGGAATCAAGAGGATTGTGCCACGCAACAAAGTCATGTTTTAGTGCGTTTTGTTCATAGATGAATGATCTCTGAGAGTGGTTGAGCATGAACTGTGAACGATCGCCAACGAGTCCCGACAAATAACGAAAAAGGCCAAACCTAGGCCTAAAGCCCATCAGTCACTAAATGGGTTTATATATGTTGgaacaaaattaaactaatTATAGTTGATTTGGAAAAAGGAAAGTTGTCGTTTTTTTGGGATTGCCTCATAtaataactaaatttaatCATTTAAGTTCCTTACAAAAACTTATTGCAAGGACAttgcataatttatttatgattaCATTACAATTATCTTCATCTTCTTTATAAATCAAAAAGTAGGGTTTAGATCTCGATTGAGATCCTATGAAGATTATTTCATAGTCCGCACAAAggaatttgaatatatttaaaaccagactttgctaaagaacttcGTCAcaaaaactagttgagaattacaactaAATGTCACCCAAAAATTGTGCATATCTTTGGGGACCATTAGGATTCTATAAATCCCTCTTTGTTAACAGAGGATAAGCAAAGTAAAATGTAACTACTATGTCGATAAAGGTAAATAGATTTCTAATATTGagaataaaaacataaaagagATTTCCTACCCTAAAAAAATCTTATGAGAACTAATTAAATGTTGTCTCTCTGTTTTAAATGGATTTTTCATAAAATGTATTTCTCATTTATTTTCCAACTTGGTACTAATTCACATTATGAAACATTCGcaatgacaacaacaagaacaaccaATAAACAACATGTCGATGCGCTCTACTTCTCAATATAAACAAGcaaatagaagaagaaaaatttaGGGGAAATCCACCAAGTACATGGAGAAT is drawn from Drosophila willistoni isolate 14030-0811.24 chromosome 2R unlocalized genomic scaffold, UCI_dwil_1.1 Seg167, whole genome shotgun sequence and contains these coding sequences:
- the LOC6641810 gene encoding putative gustatory receptor 97a, with product MRFLKRLTTRRWRLFKIGIDRQFFLKFELSQFSAFFYGIAFSIVRFVKRLRPRRWRRWPFQSKAVLVCLAITIFQNTLYGIYLYRFSNKHKKFIPSRTVTIYCVTVVSLFVYFYLGRIHDEFVNGNISPRDTVKIYVYMNVCLCLFNYVHQWILIVPVARFQNRVPLFQILNACDISIMLVWRALILTLIKMIGCPVAVHVALKVYDAHRPPRSDSHLSANMTMIPLMIGNQLSNCFFGGIVVTNLVLAAINRRVMNILKEVNTLQTPLQLYLQKEYYRMRRFCELADQLDHLALMYTISTGLSKGYLSLTDLSIILSMTINFIGVTVGFYNQYLALADYYINEEGTYDILEALVHLVFLVVPFVEIAILGRVSHHLVDEAKRTGYLLQNMNLQYADIRFKQVVDAFWFQVLTIDYKLMPLGLLELNMTLVNKIFSAVTGFLLILIQTDLTLRFSLK